A single Capsicum annuum cultivar UCD-10X-F1 unplaced genomic scaffold, UCD10Xv1.1 ctg83390, whole genome shotgun sequence DNA region contains:
- the LOC124895672 gene encoding uncharacterized protein LOC124895672, protein MGIICSSYESTSVATTAKLILHDGRLQEFSYPVKASYLLQHDPTIFICNSDDMDFGNVVSAVSDEEELQLGQLYFALPLSHLKHKLKAEEMAALAMKASSALNNSSSSAEKFIVFEKGGGHFSKKVVDDNSGTPTPRRNNSGRRKKFTAKLSAIHE, encoded by the coding sequence ATGGGTATTATATGCAGTTCATACGAATCCACATCAGTTGCTACTACTGCCAAATTAATACTTCACGATGGAAGATTACAAGAGTTTTCTTATCCAGTTAAAGCTTCTTACTTGTTACAACATGACCCAACAATCTTCATTTGCAACTCTGACGATATGGATTTTGGCAACGTTGTTTCCGCGGTAAGTGACGAAGAGGAGCTTCAACTTGGTCAGTTATACTTCGCTTTACCCTTGAGCCACCTAAAACATAAATTGAAGGCTGAGGAAATGGCTGCATTAGCTATGAAGGCAAGTTCTGCATTaaacaatagtagtagtagtGCTGAGAAATTTATAGTATTTGAAAAAGGTGGTggtcatttttcaaagaaagttgTGGATGACAATAGTGGTACTCCTACTCCTAGAAGGAATAACAGCGGCAGAAGAAAGAAGTTCACGGCTAAGTTGAGTGCAATACATGAGTAG